The following are from one region of the Cloacibacterium sp. TD35 genome:
- the tyrS gene encoding tyrosine--tRNA ligase, which translates to MNAFIEELKWRGLYADMMPGTDEQLNKEMTTAYIGFDPTADSLHIGSLIPIKVLAHFQQHGHKPIALVGGATGMIGDPSGKSSERNLLDEATLNHYVDCIKGQLSRFLNFEGNEPNKAELVNNYDWMKTFTFLDFVRDIGKHLTVNYMMAKDSVKKRFSGEAGVDGMSFTEFTYQLLQGYDFLHLYKNNGVKLQMGGSDQWGNITTGTELIRRKAQGEAYALTVPLITKADGSKFGKSEAGENYWLDAKRTSPYKFYQFWLNSSDVDAERFIKYYTFLPKEEIESLVEEHQTAPHERKLQKKLAEEVTIWVHGKAEYEKALKASEILFGRSTAEDLVSLDEELFLQIFDGVPQAEVAKSDVLGSNIIDLLSEKSGFLKSKGEAKRELQGNAISVNKEKVKDDFVAAEKDLIDGKFLLLQKGKKQYFIVKAI; encoded by the coding sequence ATGAACGCTTTTATTGAAGAACTAAAATGGCGCGGTTTGTACGCTGATATGATGCCCGGAACGGATGAACAACTGAATAAGGAAATGACTACTGCTTATATTGGTTTTGATCCTACCGCAGATTCACTTCATATCGGAAGTTTAATTCCTATAAAAGTTTTGGCACATTTTCAACAGCATGGTCATAAACCGATTGCTCTAGTTGGTGGTGCAACAGGTATGATTGGTGATCCTTCTGGAAAATCTTCGGAGAGAAATTTATTAGATGAAGCTACGCTTAATCATTATGTAGATTGCATAAAAGGTCAACTTTCTAGATTTTTAAATTTTGAAGGAAACGAACCGAATAAAGCGGAATTGGTAAACAATTACGATTGGATGAAAACCTTTACGTTTCTGGATTTCGTGCGAGATATTGGGAAACATCTTACCGTAAATTATATGATGGCGAAAGATTCTGTAAAAAAACGTTTCTCTGGAGAAGCTGGAGTTGACGGAATGAGCTTTACAGAGTTTACCTACCAATTATTACAAGGTTACGACTTCTTACATCTATACAAAAATAACGGAGTAAAACTACAAATGGGAGGTTCTGACCAATGGGGAAACATCACCACAGGCACAGAATTAATTCGTAGAAAAGCGCAAGGCGAAGCTTATGCATTAACCGTTCCGTTAATTACGAAAGCTGATGGTTCTAAATTCGGGAAATCTGAAGCGGGAGAAAATTATTGGTTAGATGCCAAAAGAACTTCTCCGTATAAATTTTATCAATTTTGGTTAAATTCTTCTGATGTTGATGCTGAAAGATTCATTAAATACTATACTTTTTTACCAAAAGAAGAAATAGAATCTTTGGTTGAAGAGCACCAAACTGCTCCACACGAAAGAAAATTGCAGAAAAAACTGGCTGAAGAAGTTACGATTTGGGTTCATGGAAAAGCAGAATACGAAAAAGCATTAAAAGCTTCTGAAATCCTTTTCGGGAGAAGTACAGCGGAAGATTTGGTAAGCTTAGATGAAGAATTATTCTTACAGATTTTTGATGGAGTTCCACAAGCGGAAGTAGCAAAATCAGACGTTTTAGGAAGCAACATTATTGATTTATTATCAGAAAAATCTGGTTTCTTAAAATCTAAAGGCGAAGCAAAACGCGAATTACAAGGAAATGCTATTTCTGTAAACAAAGAAAAAGTAAAAGACGATTTCGTAGCTGCTGAAAAAGATTTAATTGACGGCAAATTTTTATTGCTACAAAAAGGTAAAAAACAATATTTTATTGTAAAAGCCATCTAG